The following are encoded in a window of Kitasatospora fiedleri genomic DNA:
- the hrpA gene encoding ATP-dependent RNA helicase HrpA translates to MPAVSSPVAQQPAPTFAELAARLPGVMLRDAQRLGRRLEGTRKVRSAEGRQKVLTELASDFDRSESRVAARRAAVPVIRYPQELPVAQKKDEILAAVRDHQVVIVAGETGSGKTTQIPKICLELGRGVQGLIGHTQPRRIAARTVAERVAEELDTPLGGAVGWKVRFTDQAGQDTLVKLMTDGILLAEIQTDRDLRQYDTLIIDEAHERSLNIDFLLGYLKQLLPRRPDLKVVITSATIDPERFAAHFDGAPIIEVSGRTYPVEVRYRPLVEDEDLDDEDGNDRDRDRDQIQGICDAVEELQAEGPGDVLVFLSGEREIRDTADALTKLRLKSTEVLPLYARLSSAEQHRVFQRSSQRRVVLATNVAETSLTVPGIKYVIDPGTARISRYSHRTKVQRLPIEAVSQASANQRKGRCGRTSDGICIRLYSEEDFLSRPEFTDAEILRTNLASVILQMTAAGLGDIAAFPFLDPPDSRNIKDGVNLLHELGALDPEEKDHRKRLTELGRKLAQLPVDPRMARMVLEADRLGCVRDVMVIAAALSIQDPRERPAEKRQAADERHRRFQSETSDFLSYLSIWRYVREQQKELSSSAFRRMCKSEFLNYLRIREWQDVYVQLRTIAKQLGVTIDEPLDDAEPDADRIHQALLSGLLSHLGLFDAEKREYAGARGARFAVFPGSGLFKKPPRWVMSAELVETSRLWARINAKIEPEWVEPLAAHLIKRSYSEPHWEKKAGAVLAYERVTLYGLPIVAQRKVNYGRIDPQLCRELFIRSALVEGDWETHHRFFAENRKLLDEVEELENRARRRDILVDDQTLFDFYDARLPEDVVSGRHFDAWWKKTRRDQPDLLNFEKSMLINDSADGITEADYPDFWQQGKLRLPLTYQFEPGSDADGVTVHIPLAVLNQVVSEGFDWQIPGLRAELVTAWIRSLPKAVRRNFVPAPDYARAAMRELTDRREPLLPTLERVLHRMSGLPIPPEAWDEERVPDHLKVTFRVVDGKRKLAESKDLEELRRELRPKLSATLSSAASGRGIERTGLTAWPEDLPVLQRTFEQRSRGHSLRAYPALVDEGASVGIKLFDTPEAQQRAMWAGTRRLLMLRVNSPAKPIQGRLGNQAKLALSYNPHGSVQALFEDVVAAATDRLMELNGGVVWEAEAFGALYDKVRADLYELSADTTLKTASALIAFHKASTRLKSVSSPVLLSAVNDVRLHLASLVHPGFVAGTGWQRLGDLKRYLLAVDRRLEALPNHPQRDLQNLVKVQAVQQAYGELLAKVPAGREPSPEIRAVRWMIEELRVSFFAQGLGTPSPVSEKRILKAMEAAAASL, encoded by the coding sequence ATGCCCGCAGTGAGTTCTCCCGTAGCCCAGCAGCCCGCCCCCACGTTCGCGGAGCTGGCCGCCCGGCTGCCCGGCGTGATGCTGCGCGACGCGCAGCGCCTCGGCCGCCGCCTGGAGGGCACCCGCAAGGTCAGGTCGGCCGAGGGCCGGCAGAAGGTGCTGACCGAGCTGGCCTCCGACTTCGACCGCTCCGAGTCCCGGGTGGCCGCCCGCCGGGCGGCGGTGCCGGTGATCCGGTACCCGCAGGAGCTGCCGGTCGCGCAGAAGAAGGACGAGATCCTGGCCGCCGTCCGCGACCACCAGGTGGTGATCGTGGCGGGCGAGACCGGCTCCGGCAAGACCACCCAGATCCCGAAGATCTGCCTGGAGCTGGGCCGCGGCGTCCAGGGCCTGATCGGCCACACCCAGCCGCGCCGGATCGCCGCCCGCACGGTCGCCGAGCGGGTCGCCGAGGAGCTGGACACCCCGCTGGGCGGGGCGGTCGGCTGGAAGGTCCGGTTCACCGACCAGGCCGGCCAGGACACCCTGGTGAAGCTGATGACGGACGGCATCCTGCTGGCCGAGATCCAGACCGACCGGGACCTGCGCCAGTACGACACCCTGATCATCGACGAGGCGCACGAGCGCAGCCTGAACATCGACTTCCTGCTCGGCTACCTCAAGCAGCTGCTGCCCCGCCGCCCCGACCTCAAGGTGGTCATCACCTCCGCCACCATCGACCCGGAGCGCTTCGCCGCGCACTTCGACGGCGCCCCGATCATCGAGGTCTCCGGCCGCACCTACCCGGTCGAGGTCCGCTACCGCCCGCTGGTCGAGGACGAAGACCTCGACGACGAGGACGGCAACGACCGGGACCGCGACCGGGACCAGATCCAGGGCATCTGCGACGCCGTCGAGGAGCTCCAGGCCGAGGGGCCCGGCGACGTCCTGGTGTTCCTCTCCGGCGAGCGCGAGATCCGCGACACCGCCGACGCACTGACCAAGCTGAGACTCAAGTCCACCGAGGTCCTGCCGCTGTACGCCCGGCTCTCCTCGGCCGAGCAGCACCGGGTGTTCCAGCGCTCCTCGCAGCGCCGGGTGGTGCTGGCCACCAACGTCGCCGAGACCTCGCTGACCGTCCCCGGCATCAAGTACGTGATCGACCCGGGCACCGCCCGGATCTCCCGCTACAGCCACCGCACCAAGGTGCAGCGGCTGCCGATCGAGGCGGTCAGCCAGGCCAGCGCCAACCAGCGCAAGGGCCGCTGCGGCCGCACCTCGGACGGCATCTGCATCCGGCTGTACTCGGAGGAGGACTTCCTCTCCCGCCCCGAGTTCACCGACGCCGAGATCCTGCGCACCAACCTGGCCTCGGTGATCCTGCAGATGACCGCGGCCGGCCTGGGCGACATCGCCGCCTTCCCGTTCCTCGACCCGCCGGACTCCCGGAACATCAAGGACGGCGTCAACCTGCTGCACGAGCTGGGCGCCCTCGACCCGGAGGAGAAGGACCACCGCAAGCGGCTGACCGAGCTGGGCCGCAAGCTCGCCCAGCTCCCGGTCGACCCGCGGATGGCCCGGATGGTGCTGGAGGCCGACCGCCTCGGCTGCGTCCGCGACGTGATGGTGATCGCCGCCGCGCTCTCCATCCAGGACCCGCGCGAGCGCCCGGCCGAGAAGCGCCAGGCCGCCGACGAGCGGCACCGCCGCTTCCAGTCGGAGACCTCCGACTTCCTGTCCTACCTGTCGATCTGGCGCTACGTGCGGGAGCAGCAGAAGGAGCTGTCCTCCTCGGCGTTCCGCCGGATGTGCAAGTCCGAGTTCCTCAACTACCTGCGGATACGGGAGTGGCAGGACGTCTACGTCCAGCTGCGCACCATCGCCAAGCAGCTCGGCGTCACCATCGACGAGCCACTCGACGACGCCGAACCGGACGCGGACCGGATCCACCAGGCGCTGCTCTCCGGCCTGCTCTCCCACCTGGGCCTGTTCGACGCGGAGAAGCGCGAGTACGCGGGCGCCCGCGGCGCCCGGTTCGCGGTGTTCCCGGGCTCGGGGCTGTTCAAGAAGCCGCCGCGCTGGGTGATGTCGGCCGAGCTGGTGGAGACCTCCCGGCTGTGGGCGCGGATCAACGCGAAGATCGAGCCGGAGTGGGTGGAGCCGCTGGCGGCGCACCTGATCAAGCGCAGCTACAGCGAGCCGCACTGGGAGAAGAAGGCCGGCGCGGTGCTGGCGTACGAGAGGGTCACGCTGTACGGCCTGCCGATCGTCGCCCAGCGGAAGGTCAACTACGGCCGGATCGACCCCCAGCTGTGCCGGGAGCTGTTCATCCGCTCGGCGCTGGTGGAGGGCGACTGGGAGACCCACCACCGGTTCTTCGCGGAGAACCGCAAGCTGCTCGACGAGGTCGAGGAGCTGGAGAACCGGGCCCGCCGCCGGGACATCCTGGTGGACGACCAGACCCTGTTCGACTTCTACGACGCCCGGCTGCCCGAGGACGTGGTCTCCGGGCGGCACTTCGACGCCTGGTGGAAGAAGACCCGGCGCGACCAGCCCGACCTGCTCAACTTCGAGAAGTCGATGCTGATCAACGACTCGGCGGACGGGATCACCGAGGCCGACTACCCGGACTTCTGGCAGCAGGGCAAGCTGCGCCTGCCGCTGACGTACCAGTTCGAGCCGGGCAGCGACGCGGACGGCGTGACGGTGCACATCCCGCTGGCGGTGCTCAACCAGGTGGTGTCGGAGGGCTTCGACTGGCAGATCCCCGGCCTGCGGGCGGAGCTGGTGACGGCCTGGATCCGCTCGCTGCCGAAGGCGGTCCGGCGCAACTTCGTCCCGGCCCCGGACTACGCGCGGGCCGCGATGCGCGAGCTGACGGACCGCCGGGAGCCGCTGCTGCCGACGCTGGAGCGGGTGCTGCACCGGATGTCGGGCCTGCCGATCCCGCCGGAGGCGTGGGACGAGGAGCGCGTCCCGGACCACCTGAAGGTGACCTTCCGGGTGGTGGACGGCAAGCGGAAGCTCGCCGAGTCCAAGGACCTGGAGGAGCTGCGGCGCGAACTCCGGCCGAAGCTGTCCGCGACGCTCTCCAGCGCCGCCTCCGGCCGGGGCATCGAGCGCACCGGCCTGACCGCCTGGCCGGAGGACCTGCCGGTCCTCCAGCGCACCTTCGAGCAGCGCTCCCGGGGCCACTCGCTGCGCGCCTACCCGGCGCTGGTGGACGAGGGCGCCTCGGTGGGCATCAAGCTGTTCGACACCCCGGAGGCCCAGCAGCGGGCGATGTGGGCGGGCACCCGCCGGCTGCTGATGCTCCGGGTGAACTCCCCGGCCAAGCCGATCCAGGGCCGGCTGGGCAACCAGGCCAAGCTCGCCCTGTCGTACAACCCGCACGGGTCGGTCCAGGCCCTGTTCGAGGACGTCGTGGCGGCGGCGACCGACCGCCTGATGGAGCTCAACGGCGGGGTGGTCTGGGAGGCGGAGGCGTTCGGGGCGCTGTACGACAAGGTCCGGGCGGACCTGTACGAGCTGTCGGCGGACACCACGCTGAAGACCGCGTCGGCGCTGATCGCCTTCCACAAGGCGTCGACCCGGCTGAAGTCGGTCTCCAGCCCGGTGCTGCTCTCCGCGGTGAACGACGTCCGGCTGCACCTGGCCTCGCTGGTGCACCCGGGCTTCGTGGCCGGGACGGGCTGGCAGCGCCTGGGCGACCTGAAGCGCTACCTGCTGGCGGTGGACCGCCGCCTGGAGGCGCTGCCCAACCACCCGCAGCGGGACCTGCAGAACCTGGTGAAGGTCCAGGCGGTGCAGCAGGCGTACGGGGAGCTGCTGGCGAAGGTGCCGGCGGGCCGGGAGCCGTCGCCGGAGATCAGGGCGGTGCGCTGGATGATCGAGGAGCTGCGGGTGAGCTTCTTCGCCCAGGGGCTGGGCACGCCGAGCCCGGTGTCGGAGAAGCGCATCCTCAAGGCGATGGAGGCCGCCGCGGCGTCCCTCTGA
- a CDS encoding WXG100 family type VII secretion target, with translation MDLWGDVKHLAGDVVKVGEDIVMAPAEIAHWALGKMFGDADAELNKIAQELAELSKQVDGLGREVSAVLGGLTWHGAAADAFVSHAQGRVRELNSVADELGQLGDSVKQLANVL, from the coding sequence ATGGATCTGTGGGGAGACGTCAAGCACCTCGCCGGTGACGTGGTCAAGGTCGGCGAGGACATCGTCATGGCTCCGGCCGAGATCGCGCACTGGGCGCTCGGCAAGATGTTCGGCGACGCCGACGCCGAGCTGAACAAGATCGCCCAGGAGCTGGCCGAGCTGAGCAAGCAGGTCGACGGCCTCGGCCGCGAGGTCAGCGCGGTGCTCGGCGGGCTGACCTGGCACGGCGCGGCCGCGGACGCCTTCGTCTCGCACGCGCAGGGCCGGGTCCGCGAGCTGAACTCCGTCGCGGACGAGCTCGGGCAGCTCGGCGACTCGGTCAAGCAGCTCGCCAACGTCCTGTAG
- a CDS encoding NlpC/P60 family protein has translation MAGNEFGFQPGELLKIQQDFTQVNQRMQEMAGQLGHIKATVAKAAATDVFSGGIMGVLGAGPILAEVARDVQAINARAEALMKTKERLTKELGEDAAKIKQLITSYEEVERKIAEDLKRKHSEETGPKSPGTGIDSVDNGKGGAGSGGSGGHTGQPSSPHTGTDGGGGGTGGSGGHDTSGNDGSGIVSGPGGKHDGPKLKDRSTGDWKTRIVNGNSWDAWSDHRHPRNGEGGGAKAQPKLDGVSDERKAMVERAMERVKRKLGYSQGAVTNGYRVDCSGFLSAAWGLPGPGTTTGPLISESAGIAHHIARKDLQPGDALVVHHTSGDHEQHVVLFGGWADAAHTRAIILEDSGSQGCVSHEEPISKLAEYTPIRKNGM, from the coding sequence ATGGCGGGGAACGAGTTCGGCTTCCAGCCGGGCGAACTGCTGAAGATCCAGCAGGACTTCACGCAGGTCAACCAGCGGATGCAGGAGATGGCCGGGCAGCTCGGCCACATCAAGGCGACCGTCGCGAAGGCGGCCGCCACCGACGTGTTCTCGGGCGGGATCATGGGCGTCCTCGGGGCCGGCCCGATCCTGGCGGAGGTGGCCCGGGACGTGCAGGCCATCAACGCGCGGGCCGAGGCGCTGATGAAGACCAAGGAGCGGCTCACCAAGGAGCTGGGCGAGGACGCGGCCAAGATCAAGCAGCTGATCACCTCGTACGAGGAGGTCGAGCGGAAGATCGCCGAGGACCTCAAGCGCAAGCACTCCGAGGAGACCGGGCCCAAGTCGCCCGGCACCGGGATCGACAGCGTCGACAACGGCAAGGGCGGCGCAGGCAGCGGCGGCAGCGGCGGCCACACCGGGCAGCCCTCCTCGCCGCACACCGGGACCGACGGCGGCGGTGGCGGGACGGGCGGCAGCGGCGGCCACGACACCAGCGGCAACGACGGCTCCGGGATCGTCAGCGGCCCCGGCGGCAAGCACGACGGCCCGAAGCTCAAGGACCGCTCGACCGGCGACTGGAAGACCAGGATCGTCAACGGCAACAGCTGGGACGCCTGGTCCGACCACCGGCACCCGCGCAACGGAGAGGGCGGCGGCGCCAAGGCCCAGCCCAAGCTGGACGGGGTCTCCGACGAGCGCAAGGCGATGGTGGAGCGGGCGATGGAGCGGGTCAAGCGCAAGCTCGGCTACAGCCAGGGCGCCGTCACCAACGGCTACCGGGTCGACTGCTCCGGCTTCCTCTCCGCCGCCTGGGGCCTGCCCGGCCCCGGCACCACCACCGGCCCGCTGATCAGCGAGTCGGCCGGCATCGCCCACCACATCGCCCGCAAGGACCTCCAGCCGGGCGACGCCCTGGTCGTCCACCACACCAGCGGCGACCACGAGCAGCACGTGGTGCTGTTCGGCGGCTGGGCGGACGCGGCGCACACCCGGGCGATCATCCTGGAGGACTCCGGCAGCCAGGGCTGCGTCTCGCACGAGGAGCCGATCTCCAAGCTGGCCGAGTACACCCCGATCCGCAAGAACGGGATGTGA
- a CDS encoding PGPGW domain-containing protein, whose translation MNQQQRPGFEADPTEVHPVARVLFAVVGVALIVVGVVLLVLPGPGMLLLLAGMVLVARAVPAFARFVEPVRVKAMQGVEASVASGWRIAGSVLAGLGLIAAGVVAGLVPSLPLAGWATGSSLILSGLILLGLLAWSYRRVHGPRR comes from the coding sequence ATGAACCAGCAGCAGCGGCCGGGATTCGAAGCGGACCCGACGGAGGTCCACCCGGTGGCCCGGGTGCTCTTCGCGGTGGTCGGCGTGGCCCTGATCGTGGTGGGCGTGGTGCTGCTGGTGCTGCCCGGCCCGGGCATGCTGCTCCTGCTGGCCGGCATGGTCCTGGTCGCCCGCGCGGTGCCCGCCTTCGCCCGCTTCGTGGAGCCGGTCCGGGTCAAGGCCATGCAGGGCGTCGAGGCGAGCGTCGCCTCCGGCTGGCGGATCGCCGGCTCGGTCCTCGCCGGACTCGGCCTGATCGCCGCGGGCGTCGTCGCCGGGCTGGTGCCCTCGCTGCCGCTGGCCGGCTGGGCGACCGGGTCGAGCCTGATCCTGTCCGGCCTGATCCTGCTCGGCCTGCTGGCCTGGAGCTACCGCCGGGTGCACGGCCCGCGCCGCTGA
- a CDS encoding oxygenase MpaB family protein — translation MTTPPPPARDAFAALVLHRRPQRARVGLTLGFVRTFAVPEIAEVLSGTGKLASAPKARAKATGAMMFALIGHGVDSPAGRETVAALAALHRLPGVDAELMRYVLACFTVCPVTYAAGTAAEREAAAAFAAALAGALGLPPLPGPTLAETAAWMREFETARFAPSEAGRQLWRAVAPVFAARLPGPLARHAPAFAAALLDPPLRAAFAVPRPPLPLRAAARLAFRLLR, via the coding sequence GTGACCACCCCGCCGCCACCGGCCCGGGACGCCTTCGCCGCCCTGGTCCTGCACCGGCGCCCGCAGCGCGCCCGGGTCGGCCTGACACTCGGCTTCGTCCGCACCTTCGCCGTCCCCGAGATCGCCGAAGTCCTGTCCGGCACCGGGAAGTTGGCGTCCGCGCCGAAGGCCCGGGCGAAGGCCACCGGCGCCATGATGTTCGCCCTGATCGGCCACGGCGTGGACAGCCCGGCGGGCCGGGAGACCGTCGCCGCACTCGCCGCGCTGCACCGCCTCCCCGGCGTGGACGCGGAGCTGATGCGCTACGTGCTGGCCTGCTTCACCGTCTGCCCGGTCACGTACGCGGCCGGGACCGCCGCCGAACGCGAGGCGGCCGCCGCCTTCGCCGCCGCGCTCGCCGGGGCACTCGGCCTGCCGCCGCTCCCCGGGCCCACCCTGGCCGAGACCGCCGCCTGGATGCGGGAGTTCGAAACCGCCCGGTTCGCCCCCAGCGAGGCCGGCCGGCAGCTCTGGCGGGCCGTCGCCCCGGTCTTCGCCGCCCGCCTCCCCGGCCCGCTCGCCCGCCACGCCCCCGCCTTCGCCGCGGCCCTCCTCGACCCCCCGCTGCGCGCCGCCTTCGCCGTCCCCCGCCCGCCCCTGCCGCTGCGCGCGGCCGCCCGGCTCGCCTTCCGCCTGCTGCGCTGA
- a CDS encoding MAB_1171c family putative transporter encodes MSELPYNLVYLGIGSAAWLVAALKLRAWRRDPSFGLLVVALAIASPATAFLLASPLLYRAVGHLTGVGNLATLFVYLGIVGFSAAAVVLALVWTPPEERAGALIWAPLDDRLRQLVRRRAAVFAALVPVLAALFLAGGPYRPETPLTFDTTFAPRTATALFLALYQGLFAYALIDIGRVCLGHAARLPEGWLRRGIRLLALGALTACGYVLCKLAAIALAYAGVGGAEWLSTALGPAFAALGAIGITCGFAGPAGAAWAARRRDFRALRPLWDLVYRADRRLALEGPPSPAWRERAALRDLEWRTTRRGLEIRDGQLTLRPFVDPAAVDAARRLAGRASLARSHRDALVVAAALRSAVAALAAGTPPRPREEQAALPGLDTDPAEERAHLVLVACYLRSPLLDRALEPLP; translated from the coding sequence ATGTCTGAACTGCCGTACAACCTGGTCTACTTGGGTATCGGCAGCGCCGCCTGGCTGGTCGCCGCACTGAAGCTGCGGGCCTGGCGGCGCGACCCGTCGTTCGGGCTGCTGGTGGTCGCCCTGGCGATCGCCTCCCCGGCCACCGCCTTCCTGCTGGCCTCCCCGCTGCTGTACCGGGCGGTCGGGCACCTCACCGGCGTCGGCAACCTGGCCACCCTGTTCGTCTACCTCGGCATCGTCGGCTTCTCCGCCGCCGCCGTGGTGCTCGCCCTGGTCTGGACCCCGCCCGAGGAGCGCGCCGGCGCCCTGATCTGGGCGCCGCTGGACGACCGGCTGCGGCAGCTGGTGCGCCGCCGCGCCGCGGTGTTCGCCGCGCTCGTCCCCGTCCTGGCCGCGCTCTTCCTGGCCGGCGGCCCGTACCGGCCCGAGACGCCGCTCACCTTCGACACCACCTTCGCCCCGCGCACCGCCACCGCGCTGTTCCTGGCGCTCTACCAGGGCCTGTTCGCCTACGCGCTGATCGACATCGGCCGGGTCTGCCTCGGCCACGCCGCCCGGCTCCCCGAGGGCTGGCTGCGCCGCGGCATCCGGCTGCTCGCCCTCGGCGCGCTCACCGCCTGCGGCTACGTGCTGTGCAAGCTCGCCGCGATCGCCCTCGCCTACGCGGGCGTCGGCGGTGCCGAGTGGCTCAGCACCGCCCTCGGCCCGGCCTTCGCCGCCCTCGGCGCGATCGGCATCACCTGCGGTTTCGCCGGCCCGGCCGGCGCCGCCTGGGCCGCCCGCCGCCGCGACTTCCGTGCCCTGCGCCCGCTCTGGGACCTGGTCTACCGCGCCGACCGCCGCCTCGCCCTGGAGGGCCCGCCCTCCCCCGCCTGGCGCGAACGCGCCGCCCTGCGCGACCTGGAGTGGCGCACCACCCGGCGCGGGCTGGAGATCCGCGACGGACAGCTGACGCTCCGTCCGTTCGTCGACCCCGCCGCCGTGGACGCCGCGCGGCGGCTGGCCGGCCGGGCCTCGCTCGCCCGGAGCCACCGGGACGCCCTGGTGGTCGCCGCCGCGCTGCGCTCCGCCGTCGCCGCCCTGGCCGCCGGCACCCCGCCCCGCCCCCGCGAGGAGCAGGCCGCGCTGCCCGGCCTGGACACCGACCCGGCCGAGGAGCGGGCCCACCTGGTCCTGGTCGCCTGCTACCTGCGCTCCCCGCTGCTCGACCGTGCCCTGGAACCCCTCCCGTGA
- a CDS encoding helix-turn-helix domain-containing protein: protein MPQETPRAEVPDFASRFRRLIAVIYPKDLGRPWRDSEIAEGTGLSGTYIGNLRKGSQKPSLENAVRIARFFGVPLDYFSDSETARAVEQDLRKIEALRDARVERIAMRAAGLPPEMQDAALTIVEQLRRAVGLTDGQPDEAGPVT from the coding sequence ATGCCCCAGGAAACCCCCCGCGCCGAAGTCCCGGACTTCGCCAGCCGCTTCCGGCGCCTGATAGCGGTGATCTACCCCAAGGACCTCGGCCGTCCCTGGCGGGACAGTGAGATCGCCGAAGGCACCGGCCTGAGCGGCACGTACATCGGCAACCTGCGCAAGGGCTCCCAGAAGCCGAGCCTGGAGAACGCCGTCCGGATCGCCCGGTTCTTCGGCGTCCCGCTCGACTACTTCTCCGATTCGGAGACCGCCCGCGCGGTGGAGCAGGACCTGCGCAAGATCGAGGCGCTGCGGGACGCCAGGGTCGAGCGGATCGCCATGCGGGCGGCCGGGCTGCCGCCGGAGATGCAGGACGCCGCACTCACTATTGTGGAGCAGTTGCGGCGGGCCGTGGGCCTGACCGACGGGCAGCCGGACGAGGCCGGCCCGGTGACGTGA
- a CDS encoding glycosyltransferase family 2 protein: protein MAPRLSVVVPVYNVERYLAACLDSIADQTFSDLECVMVDDGSTDTSAAIAERYVARDPRFRLVRQENQGLGAARNTGVRHLAPGTRYLAFVDSDDVVPPDAYRLMVDTLDATGSDFATGNVLRLRTAGLEPSHVHVRPFAETRLRTHVSELPGLVTDRTAWNKVYRRSFYAAAGLDYPEGMLYEDAPVSVPHHFLAESVDVLSEPIYHWRIREDGDSSITQRRTDPRGLADRVRSIELVRAWLLDRPEPAFREHLRAYDHNTLVEEIPMFFWTVPDGDQEYRYAYHRHVTRLVSAIGADRIDALPPFLRLKYRLTVAGRVHTLANVQRMHRRVRNTRKAMRRR from the coding sequence ATGGCACCCCGTCTCTCCGTCGTCGTCCCGGTGTACAACGTCGAGCGCTACCTCGCCGCCTGCCTGGACTCGATCGCCGACCAGACCTTCAGCGACCTCGAGTGCGTCATGGTCGACGACGGCTCCACCGACACCAGCGCCGCCATCGCCGAGCGGTACGTCGCCCGCGACCCGCGGTTCCGGCTGGTCCGGCAGGAGAACCAGGGGCTCGGCGCCGCCCGCAACACCGGCGTCCGCCACCTCGCGCCCGGCACCCGCTACCTGGCCTTCGTCGACAGCGACGACGTGGTGCCGCCGGACGCCTACCGGCTGATGGTCGACACCCTGGACGCCACCGGCTCCGACTTCGCCACCGGCAACGTGCTGCGGCTGCGCACCGCCGGGCTGGAGCCCTCGCACGTCCACGTCCGCCCGTTCGCCGAGACCCGGCTGCGCACCCACGTCAGCGAACTGCCCGGCCTGGTCACCGACCGCACCGCCTGGAACAAGGTCTACCGGCGCTCCTTCTACGCCGCCGCCGGCCTGGACTACCCCGAGGGCATGCTCTACGAGGACGCCCCGGTCAGCGTCCCGCACCACTTCCTCGCCGAGAGCGTCGACGTGCTGTCCGAGCCGATCTACCACTGGCGGATCCGCGAGGACGGCGACAGCTCGATCACCCAGCGCCGCACCGACCCGCGCGGCCTCGCCGACCGGGTCCGCTCCATCGAACTCGTCCGCGCCTGGCTGCTCGACCGGCCCGAACCCGCCTTCCGCGAGCACCTGCGGGCCTACGACCACAACACCCTGGTCGAGGAGATCCCGATGTTCTTCTGGACCGTCCCCGACGGCGACCAGGAGTACCGCTACGCCTACCACCGCCACGTCACCCGGCTGGTCAGCGCGATAGGGGCCGACCGGATCGACGCCCTCCCGCCCTTCCTGCGCCTCAAGTACCGCCTGACCGTGGCTGGCCGGGTGCACACCCTCGCCAACGTCCAGCGGATGCACCGGCGGGTGCGCAACACCCGCAAGGCGATGCGCCGGCGGTAG
- a CDS encoding TetR/AcrR family transcriptional regulator, which translates to MTQDPPSTKQRLLAAATEEFAAHGIAGARVDRIAELAGVNKERIYGYFGSKQKLFDQVVARALDELAEAVPLQPGDDPAEYVGRVYDFHRANPALVRLSLWEGLHYRDGALPGEARRSTHYERKVAALAETFGAEASPRVGACLLSLIGLAAWPVAVPQMARLLVGAGPDIDLRAHVVEFARQAVAGSLPNA; encoded by the coding sequence ATGACCCAGGACCCGCCCTCCACCAAGCAGCGGCTGCTCGCCGCCGCCACGGAAGAGTTCGCAGCCCACGGCATCGCCGGCGCCCGCGTGGACCGCATCGCGGAACTGGCCGGCGTCAACAAGGAGCGCATCTACGGCTACTTCGGCAGCAAGCAGAAACTCTTCGACCAGGTCGTCGCCCGGGCCCTGGACGAACTCGCCGAAGCCGTCCCGCTCCAGCCCGGCGACGACCCCGCCGAGTACGTGGGCCGGGTGTACGACTTCCACCGGGCCAACCCCGCCCTGGTGCGGCTCTCCCTCTGGGAGGGCCTGCACTACCGCGACGGCGCCCTGCCCGGCGAGGCGCGGCGCTCCACCCACTACGAACGGAAGGTCGCCGCGCTCGCCGAGACCTTCGGCGCCGAGGCGTCCCCCCGGGTCGGGGCCTGCCTGCTCAGCCTGATCGGCCTGGCCGCCTGGCCGGTCGCGGTGCCCCAGATGGCCCGGCTGCTGGTCGGCGCCGGCCCCGACATCGACCTGCGCGCCCACGTGGTGGAGTTCGCCCGGCAGGCGGTCGCCGGCTCCCTCCCGAACGCCTGA
- a CDS encoding VOC family protein translates to MVGVVGASLGLAGGGADAGGDGFVSLGHPDAGMNVVLLRRGLEVLLEGLRDQHAAGLILAFTVDDAAGTETRLREAGVEITLPLLDEPWGERLFQVTDPNGVTVQFTEWRAAAAA, encoded by the coding sequence GTGGTCGGTGTGGTAGGCGCCTCCCTGGGCCTGGCCGGCGGCGGTGCCGACGCGGGTGGCGACGGCTTCGTCTCGCTCGGCCACCCGGACGCCGGCATGAACGTGGTCCTCCTGCGCCGGGGCCTGGAGGTGCTGCTGGAGGGCCTCCGCGACCAGCACGCGGCCGGGCTGATCCTGGCGTTCACCGTGGACGACGCGGCCGGCACCGAGACCCGGCTGCGGGAGGCCGGGGTGGAGATCACCCTGCCGCTGCTCGACGAGCCGTGGGGCGAGCGGCTGTTCCAGGTCACCGACCCGAACGGGGTGACCGTGCAGTTCACCGAGTGGCGGGCCGCCGCCGCGGCGTGA